In Musa acuminata AAA Group cultivar baxijiao chromosome BXJ2-10, Cavendish_Baxijiao_AAA, whole genome shotgun sequence, a genomic segment contains:
- the LOC135624301 gene encoding uncharacterized protein LOC135624301, which translates to MHPPSMQLVPYSSNANPNPNVPWSEMFRSASLRRPPDSLPPSRPPSPPPPRDRPHPASEEPPPPPSSAPPVTAAASEPHAAARLALYIAMAHAGLALSLLLIYGLYRLLHDFVRPLQWALLCSIPLRELQRAVVAFWSPPLRLGLVPALLAVPAALLRASADTLSDLRAALLRRKLRPSSKDGFSILTRWLLSFWVFVISYEQLGPLATVALFAFGLLLASPTATSAVKNAIFVAGWSKSSSSSDRGSGGFFTTGILKHLNTIVAVGLIVSMIVGVLAGGMFFSYKIGVEGKDAVISLKSHVQNSNYTERIGFNKWMEDNDIPGLVDQYSAKFYDTIWQQVDSLAVRYNLTDFSDGLRHFLISRSGNPSAGTSTALIASPPHPYIVKLQSLSVHVKNREWAEIFKDLDLFSRELLITRADLVVKAKGLAFQGIEISKRVLSSSTSVLGGSASLMVSVAIKVASGAAGVVNFVSQLMVFLWVLYYLITLESGGVTEQVVDMLPMSKHARAHCVEVINRAISSVLLATVKIAIFQGCLTWLLFRFCAVHFLYTSTLLVFISSLVPILPMWLSSIPAAVQLSMEGRYVWAVVLTMMHLMLMDYGTSVIQEDIPGHNAYLTGLSIIGGMTLFPNALEGAIIGPLLMTVVIALKNLYAEFVLADKEENGEPVVTDKGECIS; encoded by the exons ATGCATCCACCATCGATGCAGCTCGTTCCTTACTCCTCCAACGCTAACCCCAATCCGAACGTGCCCTGGTCCGAGATGTTCCGCTCCGCTTCCCTCCGCCGCCCCCCGGATTCCCTCCCCCCCTCCCGCCCCCCTTCGCCTCCGCCCCCTCGCGACCGCCCCCATCCTGCATCCGAGGAGCCTCCGCCTCCGCCCTCCTCCGCTCCTCCGGtcaccgccgccgcctccgagCCCCACGCCGCCGCCCGCCTCGCCCTCTACATCGCCATGGCTCACGCCGGTCTCGCCCTCTCCCTTCTCCTCATCTACGGCCTCTATCGCCTCCTCCACGATTTCGTCCGCCCCCTCCAGTGGGCGCTCCTCTGCTCCATCCCCCTCCGCGAGCTCCAGCGCGCCGTGGTCGCCTTCTGGTCCCCGCCCCTCCGCCTCGGCCTCGTCCCTGCCCTCCTCGCCGTCCCCGCTGCCCTACTCCGCGCCTCTGCCGACACCCTCTCCGACCTTCGCGCGGCCCTCCTCCGCCGCAAGCTCCGTCCCTCTTCCAAAGACGGCTTTTCCATCCTTACACGTTGGCTCCTCTCCTTCTGGGTCTTCGTCATCTCCTACGAGCAGCTCGGCCCTCTCGCCACCGTTGCCCTTTTCGCTTTCGGTCTTCTCCTCGCCAGCCCCACCGCCACCTCCGCCGTGAAAAATGCCATCTTTGTTGCCGGCTGGTCCAAGTCCTCATCATCCTCCGACAGGGGCAGCGGTGGGTTCTTCACTACTGGCATCCTGAAGCACCTGAACACCATCGTGGCGGTCGGCTTAATTGTGTCGATGATCGTTGGGGTCTTGGCCGGCGGCATGTTCTTCTCCTACAAGATCGGAGTGGAAGGGAAGGATGCGGTGATATCGCTGAAATCCCACGTCCAGAATAGTAACTACACCGAGAGGATTGGATTCAATAAGTGGATGGAGGACAACGATATACCTGGGCTGGTGGATCAGTACTCGGCCAAGTTCTACGACACAATCTGGCAGCAGGTCGATAGCTTGGCTGTTCGATATAATTTGACTGATTTCAGTGATGGTCTCCGACATTTCTTGATTAGCCGATCAGGGAATCCTTCGGCAGGCACTTCGACCGCTTTGATAGCCTCACCACCGCACCCTTACATCGTAAAGCTGCAATCTTTGAGCGTTCATGTTAAGAACCGCGAATGGGCAGAGATCTTCAAGGATCTGGATTTATTTTCCAGGGAATTACTGATCACCAGAGCGGATCTGGTAGTGAAAGCAAAAGGGCTTGCTTTCCAAGGGATCGAGATCTCGAAGCGGGTTCTTTCTAGCAGCACTTCAGTGCTCGGTGGGAGTGCCAGTTTGATGGTCTCCGTTGCCATAAAGGTGGCCTCAGGTGCAGCCGGAGTGGTGAATTTTGTTTCACAGTTGATGGTTTTCCTCTGGGTGTTGTATTATCTCATCACTTTGGAGTCGGGCGGGGTGACAGAGCAGGTGGTGGATATGCTACCCATGTCAAAACATGCAAGGGCCCATTGTGTCGAGGTTATCAACCGTGCGATCAGTAGTGTGTTGCTGGCCACAGTGAAGATTGCTATCTTCCAAGGTTGTCTGACATGGTTGTTGTTCAGGTTTTGTGCAGTTCATTTTTTGTATACATCAACTCTCCTTGTGTTTATTAGTTCATTGGTGCCTATATTACCGATGTGGCTTTCATCAATACCTGCGGCAGTGCAGTTGTCCATGGAAGGAAGATATGTCTGGGCAGTAGTGTTGACAATGATGCACCTTATGCTGATGGATTATGGCACTTCAGTGATTCAGGAGGATATACCTGGGCATAATGCATATCTCACTGGCCTTAGTATCATTGGGGGAATGACCCTGTTCCCTAATGCTCTAGAG GGAGCCATTATCGGTCCGCTATTAATGACTGTCGTCATTGCTTTGAAGAACTTGTATGCAGAATTTGTTCTAGCTGATAAAGAGGAAAATGGTGAACCTGTGGTTACTGACAAAGGGGAGTGTATCAGTTAG